TCCCAGGTGAGTCCGGGCATGGTGGAATGCCGGGAGATCAACCGTAGCGGCAAAGAACGGGTGCAGCGCAACGACAGCGTGCGCGCCCACGGTGAACCCATCCGTGTGCTCCTCGCCCCGTGCACGGCGCTCTTGGACCTGCCCGCCGTCCTGCCCGAGGTCGTCGGCGAGAAGTTGCGCGCCGCCTTGCGCCGGCGGCGGGAGCTGCAGCTGGCCGGCGGCGCCGAGCGCGAGAGCTTGGCGGTCGCGGCCTACGCATCCCGCCTGATCACTCCTTTCCTGCAAGCGCAAGAGGACCTCGACGAAGTCCTGTTTCCGGTGCTCCTGCGGACGCCGGAGAAGATCGTTCTCAACGTGGAATGCTTCTCCGTGACCCGCGCCCGGGCGGTGGACATCGCCGTGGCCTCCGTCGATGTCGACGACATGCTGCGCTCCTGGTTCACCGCGGCCACGCCGGCCCGCGGCGCTCCCCCGGGCTTCCGCCTGCTGGCGGTGCAGGAATACCCCTGGGACACCATCGCCCTCGTGGGCACGAGCCCGGGAACGCTCTTGTCCGTGAGTCCCGACTCGCTGCGCATCCTGGAGTTCGAGCACCCCGGCTTGCGGCCCGCCGAGGTCGTGCCGCTCGGGGCCAAGGATCTGCCGCGTCGGGCCCCCTATGCTCTCCTCGTCGGCGCGGAAACGTTGCGCGCTTCGAAGTCCCCGGTGCCCATGGGAGCGAGCCTCTGGGTGTTGAGCGAGGAGCGCTGGCCCCGCGCCGGCGTTCCGGGGAGCGAGGGAAAGCGCCTGCAACTCGGCCCCGCCGGCACCGGTGTCGAGTTGCGCCCGGCGCTCGAGGCCTTGTGGAAGGCAGCCGGTGGACCGGCGGATCTCGCTTCGCGCTGGTGGCCGGCGCCGGGACGGGGCGAGCGCCCGGTGATCGCGCCGCTCTTCGCCGATCTGGACGGCGACGGCCGCATGGACCTGGCCTGGAGCGACCGGCGCGGCACCTTGCTGGTGCAACGCTCGTCGGCGACGCAGCTCGACTCCTATCGGGGCTTCGGCGACGTCAAAGCCGTGCAGCCCGGCGGCGAAGCAGGAACACGGACGGTTTTCTGGCTCACCGATCCGGTGTGCTGCGACCTCGGTGATCGTTTGCATGCGGCGCAGCTCGAAGACGACTCCCTGCGTCTCGTGTGGAGCAGCACACGGTTCACCGGGACGCTGACCGCAGTCGCCAGTCATGATCTGAACGGCGACGGTGCCTTCGACGTGGTCGCCGCCGAGCACTGTCCCGCGGGCACCCGCCTGCATGTCTACTTGGCGCTGCCGTCGGAGCGCACCGCGGCTCGCGGCTTGGCCTGGAAGGAAGGCCCGACTCGATGACGCTGCAGTGTCCACGAAGAGGAGGCGCAGTGCACTGGCTGCTCCGCTGCTGCGGGCGGCGCCACCGTACCGCCGGCGCGCTCTTCACCGTATGCCTCCTTGCCTTCTGCCTCCAGTCCGTCGCTCCGCGCCGCGTCTGGGGCGGACGGCTGGCGCGCTACGGCGGCTCGCTCCAAGTCGCTCTGCCGCTACGCCCGGCGGATCTGGCGCCGCCAGAGCCGCTCACCTTGTGGGGCGACGATGGCGCCTTGGTGAGCGCCTGTCTGTACGAGGGTCTGACGCGCTGGGGCAGCGGCGGCGTCGAACCGGATCTGGCGGTGCACTGGGTGCGGAACGACGAAGGCACCCGCTGGTACTTCCAGCTGCGGCCCGAGATCCGCTTCCACGATGGCACCCGCTGCGATGCGCAGAGCGTGAGCGAGTCGCTGCATCGCCTGGCGGACCCGCGCCGCTCGCCGCACGCCTGGCTCTTGCGCGAGCTCGTGGGCATGCAGGACTACGTCGCCGGCGAGACGCAGCAGATCGAAGGCATCTACGTCCTCTCCAGCACCGAGCTCGAACTGCAATGCGACACCCCCGTACCTGACCTCGCGGCTCGATTGGCCTTGCCCGAAGCCGCCATCGTCCGCGGCCAGGGAACGGCCGCGCTCGGAACGGGACCCTTCCGCCTGGTGAGCGCCGTGGCGGAGACGTTGCGCTGCGCCGCCTTCGAGCAGCACCATGAGGGCCGCCCCTTCCTGAACGCCGTCACCTTCACCGGCATTGCGCGGGACGCCGCACGTCCCCGGGAGGCAGCGCTGTTGCGGAAGCTCGATCCCGCCGCGGCTCCGCCGGCGGGAGCGGTGCGCGTGCGTGTGCCGGCCCGCCGTCTGGCTCTCGCCCTCCTGCATCCCAAGAGCGCCGTGTTCGCCGATGCCGCGCTGCGGCGGCGGGTGGCGGCGACCTTCGACGCCGCGGTGTTCGTCCGCGCCGGACTCGCCGGGGACGGCGAGCCCGCCTTCGGGCTCTCGCCACAGGCAGCGACGGTGCGCGCCACTCCACCGGCAGTGCAGGAATCGAAGTCGCCGCCACGGCACCCGGTCAAGATCCTCGTCCCCGCAGCGGAACCGGTCCTGGTGAAACTGGGCGAGCGCCTGCAGGTGCAGCTGGCGCAACTGTCTCTCGACGCGGAGGTGGACAGCCGGCCGCCGGCGACGTACACGACGGCGTTGCGGGCCGGCGCTTTCGATCTCGCCGTGCTCGGCTGGACACCGCCGGCGGAGGATCTGCAGGAGACCGGGCGCGTGCTGCACTTGCTCAGCACCTTGCTCCTTCCCGTTCTCGGCGACGGCATGCCGCCGGCGTGGCGCGATCTCCTGGAGGGACGCGGCCGCGCCACCGAGGTCGCCCTCGGCGCTTCGGGGCACTTGCTGCCCCTCGTCTTCTTTCACGACGTGTGGCAAGCGCCGGACACGGTGCAGCCCCTGCGGCCGGCGCCGGAGACGGCGACCTTGGGGCTTCCGGACGCGCACGTCCGCCCCGTCATCCCCTGACCAGCGAAGGGAGCCCCGCGGTGAAATCGCTCGTCCTGCTGCGCCACGGTGAGAGCACGTGGAATCGGGAGAACCGGTTCACTGGCTGGACCGACGTCGATCTCAACGACAAGGGCCGTGCGGAGGCGGAGGAGGCGGCCCAGGTGCTGCGCCAGCAGGGGTATGCGTTCGATCTGGCTTTCACCTCGGTGCTCAAGCGCGCCATCCGCACCCTCTGGCTGGTGCTGGACGGCATGGATCTCATGTGGATTCCGGTGCAGCGCAACTGGCGCTTGAACGAGCGTCACTACGGCGCGCTGCAAGGGTTGAACAAGGCGGAGACCGCGGCGAAGTACGGCGCCGACCAGACCCATCTGTGGAGACGTAGCTACGATGTGCAGCCCCCGCCGCTGGACCTCGACGACCCGCGTCATCCGCGGCACGACCCGCGCTACGCCGACCTGCTCCCGGAAGAGACACCGCGGACCGAATGTCTCGCCGACACCAGAGCCCGCTTCCTTCCTTACTGGCACGAGAGCATCGCGCCCGTTGTCCGCGCCGGCCGGCGCGTCCTCATCGCGGCGCATGGCAACAGCCTGCGCGCTCTGGTGATGTATCTGGATGGGATCGCGCCGGCGGACATCGTGAGCCTCAACATCCCCACGGGCGTTCCTCTGGTGTACGAGCTCGACGACGACCTGAAAGCACGGCGCCACATGTATCTCGGGGATCCGGAGAAGGTGAAGCAGGCGACGCAAGCCGTGGCGGACCAGGGGAAGCCGAAGTAGTGCCCGACGTCATGCCCGCTCCGACACACGTGCGCGGTGTCGCCGCCACGCCTTGCGGCGGCGCCGCCAGGACGCACGACCCTTCCCAGCGCCGCCCCCAGGGAGCCTCCCCGCCGTGGCCGCCCCGCCGGCCCGGTGGACAGGAGCCGCAGGCCATGCCTAGAATGGAGCCTCCTCGGAGCGCGAACCGGGGAGGCACATGGATCGTGTGATCTTGAACGGCATCCAGTGCAGGCTGCGGGTGGGAGTCTCGCCGGAAGAGCGCCGGGAACCTCAGGACTGCCTCGTCGATGTCGAGCTGGATTGCGACCTCTCGCGAGCAGCGCACAGCGATGACCTGCGCGACACGGTGGATTACTCGCGAGTGTTCGAATCCGTGCAGCGACTCTGCCGCGAAGAGGATTTCGCCTTGCTCGAGAGGTTCGCCGGTCGTCTTGCAGAAGAAATCCGAGACAGCGTGCACTGCGATTCCATGCTGATCCGAGTGCAGAAGCTCCATCCCCCTTTGCCCGGTTCCCTCGCCTTCGCGGGGATCGAGATCCGCCGCTGACGCCCGCGGGAGTTGGCATGCACATCGTGGCGAAGACGGACGTCGGTCTCGTGCGCAAGCGCAACGAGGACTACTTCGTCATCTCCGACCAGCATGGGCTCGTGGTGCTCTGCGACGGCATGGGCGGTCATCCCGGCGGCGACCTGGCGAGCCGGATGGTGGCGGAGGAGGTGCAGCGCATCGTCTCTCAGGGCGGCAACGGCGCCGTCACCATCCAGGGCGCCTCCGGCACCAGCACCTCCCTGCAGCCCTTCACCCCCCTCCTCCAAGGGGTGTTCGCCGCCGATCTCAAGCTGCGGGAATACGGCGCCAAACATACGGAGTACCAGGGCATGGGAACCACGGTGGTGGCCATCCAGGAGCACCAGGGCACTGTCTGTGTGGCACACGTCGGCGACAGCCGCGCCTACTCCTTCAAGAACGGCGAGCTCACCCAGGTGACCCACGACCACAGCGTCGTCGCCACGCACCCGGAGTACGCGCACCTGGCGGGGATGCGCAACATCTTGACCCGTGCCATGGGGGTAGGGGACGAGCTCGAGATCGACTTCTCCGTGCTGCCCGCCGACGCCGCCGAGGTGTTCCTGCTCTGCACCGACGGATTGCACAACTACGTCGAAACGGAGCACATCGTGGAGGTCCTCGCCTCCTCGGCTTCGCCGGAGGAGCGCGTGGACGCCCTGATCGAGGCCGCCAAGAAGGGCGGCGGCGGCGACAACATCACCCTCTCCCTCGCCTGGGGCGCCAAGCCCAAGGCGAGCAAGCCGGTCCCGGTGAGGGGCGTGGTCGCAGAGACCGCCACGGGTCTCCTGGTGCACATGGCGGACGAGGACTCACCCTAGCTGCCCAGGCCCCTCGCCCTCGACCCACCAGGCCCTCCAAGCCAGCCGAGAGAATTTCGCAACACTGCACCGTACACCCACGATACGGAGTCGCCCCCAGAATCGGCAGACCCAAGAGCAATATCATGACATTGTGGCCGCTTTGACAGGCCGTCGTGTCATGTCCGGTCCCTTCTTGCCCCTTCCAGAGGACATTTCACGCTCGTCCAAACCCTAGGACCAGGAATCCCTGGGCCGGTCCTGTGTATTCAATGGATGAGAACGCCCTCGGATGGAGTTCCTTCAGGGAGTAGCCCCCGGACCGCGAGATTCGGTA
The sequence above is a segment of the Candidatus Krumholzibacteriia bacterium genome. Coding sequences within it:
- a CDS encoding protein phosphatase 2C domain-containing protein, which encodes MHIVAKTDVGLVRKRNEDYFVISDQHGLVVLCDGMGGHPGGDLASRMVAEEVQRIVSQGGNGAVTIQGASGTSTSLQPFTPLLQGVFAADLKLREYGAKHTEYQGMGTTVVAIQEHQGTVCVAHVGDSRAYSFKNGELTQVTHDHSVVATHPEYAHLAGMRNILTRAMGVGDELEIDFSVLPADAAEVFLLCTDGLHNYVETEHIVEVLASSASPEERVDALIEAAKKGGGGDNITLSLAWGAKPKASKPVPVRGVVAETATGLLVHMADEDSP
- the folB gene encoding dihydroneopterin aldolase: MDRVILNGIQCRLRVGVSPEERREPQDCLVDVELDCDLSRAAHSDDLRDTVDYSRVFESVQRLCREEDFALLERFAGRLAEEIRDSVHCDSMLIRVQKLHPPLPGSLAFAGIEIRR
- the gpmA gene encoding 2,3-diphosphoglycerate-dependent phosphoglycerate mutase, with protein sequence MKSLVLLRHGESTWNRENRFTGWTDVDLNDKGRAEAEEAAQVLRQQGYAFDLAFTSVLKRAIRTLWLVLDGMDLMWIPVQRNWRLNERHYGALQGLNKAETAAKYGADQTHLWRRSYDVQPPPLDLDDPRHPRHDPRYADLLPEETPRTECLADTRARFLPYWHESIAPVVRAGRRVLIAAHGNSLRALVMYLDGIAPADIVSLNIPTGVPLVYELDDDLKARRHMYLGDPEKVKQATQAVADQGKPK
- a CDS encoding ABC transporter substrate-binding protein, whose protein sequence is MHWLLRCCGRRHRTAGALFTVCLLAFCLQSVAPRRVWGGRLARYGGSLQVALPLRPADLAPPEPLTLWGDDGALVSACLYEGLTRWGSGGVEPDLAVHWVRNDEGTRWYFQLRPEIRFHDGTRCDAQSVSESLHRLADPRRSPHAWLLRELVGMQDYVAGETQQIEGIYVLSSTELELQCDTPVPDLAARLALPEAAIVRGQGTAALGTGPFRLVSAVAETLRCAAFEQHHEGRPFLNAVTFTGIARDAARPREAALLRKLDPAAAPPAGAVRVRVPARRLALALLHPKSAVFADAALRRRVAATFDAAVFVRAGLAGDGEPAFGLSPQAATVRATPPAVQESKSPPRHPVKILVPAAEPVLVKLGERLQVQLAQLSLDAEVDSRPPATYTTALRAGAFDLAVLGWTPPAEDLQETGRVLHLLSTLLLPVLGDGMPPAWRDLLEGRGRATEVALGASGHLLPLVFFHDVWQAPDTVQPLRPAPETATLGLPDAHVRPVIP